A single Nomascus leucogenys isolate Asia chromosome 14, Asia_NLE_v1, whole genome shotgun sequence DNA region contains:
- the PVALEF gene encoding parvalbumin-like EF-hand-containing protein: MEEDFSSQMKKMALALGTSLSDKDIELLPTDIRHHGSFNYLKFFEHMRKFHASGQLDDAIRKAFQALDKDKSGFIEWNEIKYILSIIPSSGPTAPLTDEEAEAMIQAADTDGDGRIDYEEFSELIKKEKIPKKK, from the exons ATGGAGGAGGACTTCTCCTCCCAGATGAAGAAGATGGCCTTGGCCTTGGGCACGTCCCTATCAGACAAGGACATTGAGCTGCTGCCCACGGACATAAGACACCACG GGTCCTTCAACTACCTCAAGTTCTTCGAGCACATGCGCAAGTTCCACGCCTCGGGCCAGCTGGACGACGCCATCCGCAAGGCCTTCCAGGCCCTGGACAAGGACAAGAGCGGCTTCATTGAGTGGAACGAGATCAA GTACATCCTGTCCATCATCCCCAGCAGCGGGCCCACCGCCCCGCTGACAGACGAGGAGGCCGAGGCCATGATCCAGGCGGCGGACACAGACGGGGACGGGAGGATCGACTACGAAG AATTTTCTGAATTgatcaaaaaggagaaaattccAAAGAAGAAGTAG
- the LOC115838393 gene encoding uncharacterized protein LOC115838393 produces the protein MPSPAQRWKQVPPAGHSQGTSPLLTQDTAQAQPPSASDAPGPTPRLVQGWDGHLECPRFPRRLIPESREALKGQAAPGKVPQPPSLRSWPVPARRTLSPNTLALSPALPGGLPSCASRDAALTQPGIQLAPYGPAWMESLPRCRLGSGRGLPGSGLPRRKWAGPRPGRPSVADACRPRLFLDRTCRAACHRRKNKTESDAPVRAPAAAKHLARPHGREQGRAQPPEPESEQDPSSPSFIPGARSCLQGRLPTGHRDSRQLPRERRVGAAGAQPCTGSQEVQQATCSLHTDLRPRVQDLPTAPSLAPTGQLARAA, from the exons atgcccagcccagcccagcgaTGGAAGCAAGTTCCACCAGCTGGACACTCACAAGGGACGTCCCCTCTGTTGACGCAAGACACAGCCCAGGCCCAGCCTCCATCAGCATCAGATGCCCCAGGGCCTACCCCAAGGCTGGTCCAAGGGTGGGACGGGCACCTGGAATGCCCCCGGTTCCCCAGGAGGCTGATCCCTGAGAGCAGAGAAGCCCTCaaggggcaggcagctccaggtaaggtcccACAGCCCCCATCTCTTCGCTCCTGGCCGGTCCCTGCTCGACGCACACTGTCCCCCAACACCTTGGCCCTCAGTCCCGCTCTTCCTGGGGGCCTACCCTCCTGTGCATCTCGGGACGCGGCCCTGACGCAGCCTGGCATCCAGCTGGCCCCCTACGGACCTGCATGGATGGAGTCCCTCCCTCGGTGCCGGCTGGGCAGCGGCAGGGGGCTGCCGGGCTCAGGCTTGCCAAGGAGGAAATGGGCAGGTCCACGGCCAGGGCGGCCGAGCGTCGCGGATGCATGCCGGCCACGGTTATTTTTAGACAGGACTTGCAGGGCCGCCtgtcacagaaggaaaaataaaacagagtctGACGCGCCAGTTCGGGCTCCAGCAGCAGCCAAGCATCTCGCCAGACCCCACGGCAGAGAGCAGGGCAGggcccagcctccagagccagaGTCGGAGCAGGATCCGTCCTCCCCGTCATTCATCCCTGGGGCCAGGAGCTGcctgcagggacgcctgcctaCAGGCCACAGAGATTCCAGGCAGCTTCCCAGGGAGAGAAG GGTGGGGGCTGCTGGTGCTCAGCCCTGCACAGGGTCACAGGAAGTGCAGCAGGCCACCTGCTCACTGCACACAGACCTGAGGCCTCGTGTCCAGGACCTGCCCACCGCCCCGAGCCTAGCTCCCACAGGCCAGCTGGCCAGGGCTGCCTGA